In Methanobrevibacter thaueri, the genomic stretch CAGAATACACCCCTGCAAGTGATGCCGAATTCATGGTATTGGGAGAGGTAAGATGCTGTGAAGCTCCTGCGGAAACCGTTGTTGGAGACGCAGCCGCACCGACACCTGCAAGACTTACAAAAGCTGCTCTTCAAGTTTCAAACATCCCATTTGTAATCGTTGATGCCGGTTCTAAAATCAAGCCTGACCTTGAATATGTGAACTTAGGAAAAGAGTACGGAAGGGACATAAGGACAGGCAAAGGTGTTTTAAATCCATTGGAAATATTCGAAAACGCCAAAGACTTAGGTGACGAGTTATCACAAAGACATGAAATGCTTATCATCGGTGAAAGTATAGCCGCCGGAACCACAACCGCACTTGGAGTCCTAAAGGCATTAGGCTATGAAGCCAATGAAAAGGTCAGCGGAAGCATGCCACACAACCCTCACGACTTGAAATCAAAGACAGTTAACGAAGGACTTAAAAATGCTGGAATTACTCCTGGTGAAGCTGATGCGATGCAAGCCATTGGAGCAGTGGGAGATCCTACCATCGCTGCAATCGCAGGTTTGGTGTTAGGTTCCGATATTCCGATTATTTTGGCTGGCGGAACACAGATGGCAGCAACCTGTGCTGTAATCAAATCCATACATCCGACATTTGACTTTTCAAGAATCAATCTCGCCACAACAGTGTTTGTGGCATCAGATGAAA encodes the following:
- the cobT gene encoding nicotinate mononucleotide-dependent phosphoribosyltransferase CobT — protein: MIDGIKTYGSTELTEKLQEVEDDAVFLLTIGTTETSLIEGISGAGPSADLTEYTPASDAEFMVLGEVRCCEAPAETVVGDAAAPTPARLTKAALQVSNIPFVIVDAGSKIKPDLEYVNLGKEYGRDIRTGKGVLNPLEIFENAKDLGDELSQRHEMLIIGESIAAGTTTALGVLKALGYEANEKVSGSMPHNPHDLKSKTVNEGLKNAGITPGEADAMQAIGAVGDPTIAAIAGLVLGSDIPIILAGGTQMAATCAVIKSIHPTFDFSRINLATTVFVASDETADLFGILEQIDDNITVNVVDPRFEESEHEGLKNYLKGFVKEGAGAGGAMYTALALGSSVERLRKRIEKVCK